The genomic interval CACGTCGGCATGGCTTCTTCGAGGGAATGGGGGAGGGCGACACCTGGCACGTCGCGGGACGTGCGTACCTCATCCGTCCGAACCAGACGCCACCGGACCTGCGCGTGGAGTTGGCCGTGGAGGGCACGCAGGCGTTGCTGCCCTGGCAGCCGGATGAGACAGGGTTGTATCGGCTTCGCGCGGAGGACCTGGTGGACTCGGGCTTCCATGGGTTTGGTGGAAGCCGCTGCCAGGTGCTGCTGCCGGACGCGGTGTTGGACGTGGCGGTGCTGGGCCGCTTTCGTCAGTTGGATGACACTCAGGTCTGTGGCTGGCTGAAGCAGGCCGCGGACGAAGTGCTCACGGTGCGCCGTACCTTCCCTTATCCGCGCGTCACCGTGCGTGTCATTCCCGTGCCTGGACATGAAGGCCCCAGCCTCTTCGGCATGGTGCTCTGGAGTTCGCCGCCCAGCGTCTCCTTGCTCGTGGGACAGGACGCGGACCTCGCTTCGTTCGAGCGCGATTGGGTGGCGCTTCACGAACTGCTGCACCTGACGCATCCGGCCTTCCTGCCGCGTGTGCCATGGCTGTCCGAGGGGCTGGCCACCTATTACACCGAGGTTGCTCGCGTGCGCTCCGGACGGCAAAGCGCTCAGCGCGGATGGGAGGAGTTGGTGGATGGCTTCGCGCGCGGCCGTCGCGTGGCGGGAGCCCGCACGATGGAAGAGGTGGTTTCCGGAAACAGTTTTTCGCCCGGCACGTATTGGACGGGAGCACTGCTCGCATTGCATCTCGATGTGGAAATACGCCGTGCCACTGGAAACCGTCGTCACCTGGAGGATGTGTTGGAGTTGCTCGCGGAGCGAGGGCACAGCTCGACGTTGGGGGCGTTTGGAGTCGCGGTGGATGCTGTCGCCGGACAGCCGCTCTTCGATGCATTGCTCGAGCGTCACCTCAAGCGCGCGGCTTTTGTGGAGCAGGAAGGTCTGCTACAAGCGCTGGGTGTGACGGCGGAATCAGAAGGCATTCAGTTCGTCCCAGCCCGCGACAGTTCATTGCGCGAGGCGATGGAACGTCGGGGATACATCCGCGAGTCACCTGGCATCCGTAGATGAGGCTCAAGGTTTTGAGTCCCACGCGGTACTAGAAGTCGTTCCCCCTCAACGCAGTACTGAAAGGAAGCAAGCACCATGAACGCGAAGGCTCTTGCGGCGATTGTCGGCACCCTGTCCCTGGCCTCCCTCGCCACTGGCTGTGCCTCCACCAAGGCGGCGGAGGGCCAGCCGGCCGCCGCGGAGAAGGGCGCCGAGGGCAGCTGTGGCGCCGCGAAGACCGAGGAGAACAAGGGCGCCGAGGGCAGCTGCGGCGCGGCGAAGCAGGATGCCGCCCCCGCGGCGACGCCGGAGAAGGGCGCCGAGCACTCCTGCGGCGCGGGTGGCTGCGGCGGTCAGAAGAAGTAATCCGGGACGGATTCAGGGCCGGTGACACCAGCCGGCCTGCTGGGCGGTGGGAAGAGGACCTCCCGCCGCCCGGTTCATGAAGCTCCCTGGAGGTGCCTGGCCGTGGTGGTGACGTACGCGCGAAGACACGGACTGAAGTCGCTGGGCGTGGGCATCGGCTTGCGCAGGAGCTTCTACGAAGAGCTGCCCCGGACCGAGCGCGCGCTCGACTGGGTGGAGATCATCCCGGAGAACTTCCTGTCTCTCGGAGGCCGCCCCCACCGCGCGTTGGAGGCCTGCCGCGAGCGTTGGCCGGTGTTGCCGCACGGCGTGGGGTTGGACATCGGTGGGCCGGACGCGCTCGACGTGGACTACGTCACGGCGCTGGCCTCGCTGGTGAAGCACGTGGACGCGCCGTTCTTCTCGGACCACCTTTGCTACTCGCGGCTTGACGGCGTGTATCTGCACGACCTGTTGCCGCTGCCCTTCAGCGAGGCGGTGGTGGAGCACGTCGTCCCCCGGGTGCGCGAGGTGATGGCCCGCGTGGGCCGGCCCTTCCTGCTGGAGAACCCGAGCTACTACGCGAACATGCCCGGAGGCACGCTCTCCGAGGCGGACTTCCTTCGGCACGTGGTGGAAGAGGCCGACTGCGGCCTGCTGCTCGACGTGAACAACGTCTACGTCAACGCGCGCAATCACGGCTACGACGCGCGCGCCTTCGTGGACGCGCTGCCGCTGGAGCGCGTGGTGCAGATCCACCTCGCGGGACACACGACGTATCCCGACGTCATCATCGACACGCACGGCGACCGCGTCTGCGACGACGTGTGGTCGCTGTATCGCTACGTGCTGGAGCGCACCGGGCCCGTGTCCACGCTCATCGAATGGGACCAGGACATCCCGTCGATGGCGGCGGTGTTG from Myxococcus stipitatus carries:
- a CDS encoding DUF692 domain-containing protein, coding for MVTYARRHGLKSLGVGIGLRRSFYEELPRTERALDWVEIIPENFLSLGGRPHRALEACRERWPVLPHGVGLDIGGPDALDVDYVTALASLVKHVDAPFFSDHLCYSRLDGVYLHDLLPLPFSEAVVEHVVPRVREVMARVGRPFLLENPSYYANMPGGTLSEADFLRHVVEEADCGLLLDVNNVYVNARNHGYDARAFVDALPLERVVQIHLAGHTTYPDVIIDTHGDRVCDDVWSLYRYVLERTGPVSTLIEWDQDIPSMAAVLDEADLARAVVREGEGR